From Candidatus Amoebophilus asiaticus 5a2, the proteins below share one genomic window:
- a CDS encoding cell division protein ZapA, with protein sequence MEELAIKIRIYDRQYPMKVHPKDEALVRKAAEQINSQIKAYRDKFGITDIQDLLAMVAFDCLVDSQKVKKSKTEDQQAISKRISAMLQLIDSTM encoded by the coding sequence ATGGAAGAACTTGCTATTAAAATTAGAATTTACGATAGACAGTATCCTATGAAGGTACACCCTAAAGATGAGGCTTTAGTAAGGAAAGCAGCAGAGCAAATTAATAGCCAGATAAAAGCTTACAGGGATAAATTCGGCATAACAGATATACAAGATCTGTTAGCTATGGTGGCTTTTGATTGCTTAGTAGATAGCCAAAAGGTAAAAAAGTCAAAAACAGAAGATCAACAAGCTATATCTAAAAGAATCAGTGCTATGCTACAACTGATCGACAGTACTATGTAA